A genomic segment from Triticum dicoccoides isolate Atlit2015 ecotype Zavitan chromosome 1A, WEW_v2.0, whole genome shotgun sequence encodes:
- the LOC119279973 gene encoding MADS-box transcription factor 21-like translates to MQIPVVSLVALVIFVARRLELLATMGRGKIEIKRIENTTSRQVTFCKRRNGLLKKAYELSVLCEAEIALIVFSARGRLYEYASNSTRTTIDRYKKASASASGSAPAIDVNSQQYFQQESAKLRHQIQSLQNANRNLMGESVGNLTLKELKSLENRLDKGIGRIRAKKHELLFAEIEYMQKLEADLQSENMYLRAKVADAERLALAAPPPSSGGAELEVLPTFDARTYYHHQAVSMLQDAAAASSSSRYSQSSQAAAAAATTALHLGYQIKGGQLN, encoded by the exons ATGCAGATTCCTGTTGTTTCTCTTGTAGCTCTGGTGATTTTTGTTGCAAGGAG GTTAGAGTTGCTTGCTACCATGGGGAGGGGGAAGATCGAGATCAAGAGGATCGAGAACACGACGAGCCGCCAGGTGACCTTCTGCAAGCGCAGGAACGGGCTGCTCAAGAAGGCCTATGAGCTCTCCGTCCTCTGCGAAGCCGAGATCGCCTTGATCGTCTTCTCCGCCCGCGGCCGCCTCTACGAGTATGCTAGTAACAG CACGAGGACGACGATCGACAGGTACAAGAAGGCTTCTGCAAGCGCTTCTGGCTCTGCTCCAGCTATAGACGTCAATTCTCAG CAATACTTTCAGCAAGAATCAGCGAAACTGCGCCATCAGATACAGTCCCTGCAAAATGCAAACAG GAACCTGATGGGCGAATCCGTCGGCAACTTGACACTGAAGGAGCTCAAGAGCCTGGAGAACAGGCTCGACAAGGGCATCGGCCGGATCAGAGCAAAGAAG CACGAGCTGCTGTTCGCGGAGATCGAATACATGCAGAAGCTG GAGGCGGATCTGCAGAGTGAGAACATGTATCTCCGAGCCAAG GTGGCGGACGCGGAGCGGCTGGCCCtggcggcgccgccgccgtcgtcgggcGGGGCGGAGCTGGAGGTGCTCCCGACGTTCGACGCGAGGACCTACTACCACCACCAGGCAGTGAGCATGCTGCAGGACgcggcggcggcctcctcctcctcgcgctactcccAGTCgtcccaggcggcggcggcggcggcgaccaccGCTCTTCACCTCGGCTACCAGATTAAGGGGGGCCAACTGAACTGA